The proteins below come from a single Tissierella sp. MB52-C2 genomic window:
- a CDS encoding CHAP domain-containing protein has protein sequence MKRDKLAEIAKLEEQKCFHGNVMGLESNIEPIINLFPKWSLENWDGRWCAAFVYYCCMKAGFNIPVKFPNENVKCNFAGCSAWESWGSLPENQFYYPVENNSFIPSKGDIVIFNNVFLNEPHDHIGIVLENYDSYIVVAEGNLNNVSGTVKRNKNKNIRGYIRIPEDYNFIR, from the coding sequence ATGAAAAGAGACAAGCTAGCTGAAATTGCCAAATTAGAAGAACAAAAATGTTTTCATGGAAATGTTATGGGGCTTGAGTCCAACATTGAGCCAATAATTAATTTATTTCCTAAATGGTCGCTGGAAAATTGGGATGGTAGATGGTGTGCTGCATTTGTTTATTACTGTTGTATGAAGGCTGGGTTTAATATTCCAGTAAAATTTCCCAATGAAAATGTAAAATGTAACTTTGCAGGTTGTTCCGCGTGGGAATCATGGGGTAGTTTACCTGAAAATCAATTTTATTATCCAGTTGAAAATAATAGTTTTATTCCAAGTAAAGGAGATATTGTAATATTTAATAATGTTTTTTTAAATGAACCCCATGATCACATTGGCATAGTTCTGGAAAATTATGATAGCTATATAGTTGTCGCTGAAGGAAATCTCAATAATGTATCTGGAACTGTAAAAAGAAATAAGAATAAAAATATAAGAGGATATATCAGAATACCTGAAGATTATAACTTCATAAGATAA
- a CDS encoding GNAT family N-acetyltransferase — translation MKYEIRRAVIEDVESLANVIVESWRSAYSSIIPENEITKFLDKQRRQQQFKRFIQDEEIILIGICDGIPCGLVFANKDNDEQLEECGSIYSIYLLEEYWGKGLAANLMDVVISILRDEGCRRVSLWVYEENVRAIGFYEKYGFTFDGTKKHSRFSNKPIELRYILDI, via the coding sequence TTGAAATATGAGATTAGAAGAGCTGTGATAGAAGATGTTGAATCTCTAGCAAATGTTATCGTTGAAAGTTGGAGATCAGCTTATTCTAGTATTATACCCGAGAATGAAATAACTAAATTCCTAGATAAGCAAAGAAGACAACAGCAGTTTAAAAGATTTATTCAAGATGAAGAAATTATTTTGATTGGAATTTGCGACGGCATACCTTGTGGATTAGTATTTGCAAATAAAGATAATGATGAGCAACTAGAAGAGTGCGGCTCTATTTATTCAATATATCTCCTTGAAGAATACTGGGGAAAAGGATTAGCTGCTAATTTAATGGATGTAGTTATAAGTATATTAAGAGATGAAGGCTGTAGAAGAGTTTCACTATGGGTTTATGAAGAAAATGTAAGGGCAATAGGATTTTATGAAAAGTATGGTTTCACATTTGATGGTACTAAAAAGCATAGTCGGTTTTCCAATAAACCTATTGAATTAAGATATATATTGGATATATGA
- a CDS encoding GNAT family N-acetyltransferase, producing MKKIVARYFYVPICPESFASLDRLRNLFLKYKEQVDFESFNIFDCKFESLYSWFFSEEEIIESVRENGTYPLLFGKLFIQGNEIKGFPPSKKFISNALKEHGISFEEEDYKFNYGAITKERLKYDIDKFQIKKYDGKLLRDSCIICTKYNPYLDEKSYIPENWVKYEQLKRRFLEESLENGSLAGYIEYYNHEPVGFIEAFPLNISRKLGFPISSKSTNGVMITCLSVRKEMSGYDVASRLIEYLEKEVKNRKYESIEVLSFPDEHNWQPKSLYEKRGYNAVKEIKELCIMRNEL from the coding sequence GTGAAAAAAATTGTAGCAAGATATTTCTATGTTCCAATTTGTCCCGAATCATTTGCTTCATTAGATCGTCTTCGTAATTTATTTTTGAAGTATAAAGAGCAGGTTGATTTTGAATCATTTAATATTTTTGATTGTAAATTTGAATCATTATACTCTTGGTTTTTTAGTGAAGAAGAAATAATAGAAAGTGTTAGGGAAAATGGGACATACCCACTTCTTTTTGGAAAGTTATTTATTCAAGGTAATGAAATAAAAGGTTTTCCTCCATCAAAGAAATTTATATCAAATGCCTTAAAGGAACACGGTATATCCTTCGAAGAGGAAGATTATAAATTTAATTATGGAGCAATCACTAAAGAGAGACTTAAATATGATATAGATAAATTTCAGATTAAGAAATATGATGGAAAACTCCTTAGGGATAGTTGTATTATTTGTACAAAATACAATCCATATCTAGATGAAAAATCATATATTCCTGAGAATTGGGTTAAATATGAACAATTAAAGAGAAGATTTTTAGAGGAAAGTTTAGAGAATGGCAGTTTAGCTGGTTATATTGAATACTATAACCATGAACCAGTAGGATTTATTGAGGCATTTCCATTAAATATATCAAGAAAACTAGGATTTCCAATATCAAGTAAAAGTACCAATGGTGTTATGATTACCTGCCTTTCTGTTCGTAAAGAAATGAGCGGATATGATGTAGCTTCAAGATTAATAGAATATCTTGAAAAAGAAGTAAAAAATAGAAAATATGAATCAATAGAAGTATTATCATTTCCAGATGAACACAATTGGCAGCCTAAATCACTATATGAAAAAAGAGGTTACAATGCAGTTAAGGAAATAAAAGAATTATGTATTATGAGAAATGAATTGTAA
- a CDS encoding effector binding domain-containing protein, with amino-acid sequence MELKTISQVSNAFKISTRTLRYYEEIGLLVSSKKEGYAYRSYDENAILRLQQIVILRKLRISLKQIGDILNNEDVIQAIEVFKQNITNLEDEIAALSTIKVILNRLIETLQKKTKLKLKLGILSDDYILDAIDSLSLQKISFKEEESMEDLNKAAKSLSTLKNVRIVHLPPFTVAASHYIGANPEENAEKQLEHFIKTSNLYEIKPDARVFGFNHPCPSNDRHDYGYEFWITIPEDMEVPVPLEKKHFNGGLYAAHMITFGNFHEWEWLSNWVNVNNSKYEANYADDGGECMAGLLEESLNYLYRYNRNWPESDEHQLDLLFPIKLKEQK; translated from the coding sequence ATGGAATTAAAAACAATTAGTCAAGTTTCAAATGCTTTTAAAATTTCTACAAGAACACTTCGATATTACGAAGAAATAGGACTTTTAGTCAGCTCTAAAAAAGAAGGATATGCCTATCGTAGCTATGATGAGAATGCAATTTTACGCTTGCAACAAATTGTGATCTTGAGAAAGCTACGTATTTCATTAAAACAAATTGGCGACATATTGAATAACGAAGATGTTATTCAGGCCATTGAGGTATTTAAACAAAATATAACTAATTTAGAAGACGAAATAGCGGCATTATCAACAATCAAAGTGATTCTAAACCGTCTTATTGAGACTTTGCAGAAGAAAACAAAACTTAAATTGAAACTTGGCATATTAAGTGATGATTATATACTTGATGCAATTGATTCCTTATCCTTACAAAAAATTAGTTTTAAGGAGGAAGAGTCAATGGAAGATTTAAATAAGGCAGCAAAAAGTCTATCGACACTTAAAAATGTCAGAATTGTTCATTTACCACCATTTACAGTAGCTGCAAGTCATTATATTGGAGCAAATCCCGAGGAAAATGCAGAAAAACAGTTAGAACACTTTATAAAAACAAGTAATCTATATGAAATTAAACCAGATGCTCGCGTATTTGGATTTAATCATCCATGTCCATCTAATGATAGACATGACTATGGGTATGAATTTTGGATCACAATTCCTGAAGATATGGAAGTACCAGTTCCCCTTGAGAAAAAGCATTTTAATGGAGGACTATATGCAGCCCATATGATTACTTTTGGAAACTTTCATGAATGGGAATGGCTGTCAAACTGGGTTAATGTCAATAATTCTAAATATGAGGCAAATTATGCTGATGATGGTGGAGAATGTATGGCAGGTCTGCTAGAGGAATCGCTTAATTATCTATATCGTTATAATCGCAATTGGCCAGAAAGTGATGAACATCAGCTTGATTTATTGTTTCCAATAAAATTGAAAGAACAGAAATAG
- a CDS encoding DUF1905 domain-containing protein, with translation MKHSFNMTMPDYDKNSRVFIELPFNVWNLFNKKGAIRVKGSINESPYECALIPRGNGTYLLPINKKIIEKSRISTGDTLNIYMEIVDNNEKNKPKVNELIEYRRIETINYIEQPNPRACGQACIAMLAGVNAEEVIKVMNTKGSTSIGQLIEALDYYKIKHSGTNKRISKKNPNYSEVCILTVHMPDYSHWVLYFKGKFYDPEFGVLENCHPDGKITSYLEIYRE, from the coding sequence ATGAAGCATTCATTTAATATGACGATGCCAGATTATGATAAAAATAGTAGAGTTTTTATTGAATTACCTTTTAATGTATGGAACTTATTCAACAAAAAAGGAGCAATAAGAGTTAAGGGAAGTATAAATGAGTCTCCATATGAATGTGCTCTTATTCCAAGGGGAAACGGCACTTACTTACTACCTATAAATAAAAAGATAATTGAAAAATCGAGAATAAGTACTGGGGATACTTTAAACATATATATGGAAATAGTTGATAATAATGAAAAAAATAAACCAAAAGTCAATGAACTAATTGAATATAGAAGGATAGAAACGATAAATTATATTGAACAACCTAATCCTAGAGCCTGTGGACAAGCATGTATAGCTATGCTTGCAGGGGTTAATGCAGAAGAAGTAATAAAGGTTATGAATACCAAAGGGTCAACGAGCATTGGACAACTAATTGAGGCTTTAGATTATTATAAAATAAAACATTCTGGCACTAACAAGAGAATTTCTAAGAAAAATCCAAACTATTCAGAAGTGTGTATTCTAACAGTTCATATGCCAGATTATAGCCATTGGGTTTTATATTTCAAAGGAAAATTTTATGATCCAGAGTTTGGAGTTCTTGAGAATTGTCATCCAGATGGAAAAATAACATCATATTTGGAGATATATAGGGAATGA
- a CDS encoding protein phosphatase 2C domain-containing protein, which yields MEYYGLTEVGASGINADSYYISQDEKVFAVADGASGAFDKVEAGIICMNAIKELDYHSLGLNSQQYIFRCINAANNRLIEKSQLDRHLSFGTMTMAVVDEGRLSIGAVGDTPAFLIQGNKIRKIIKPKKRYAKLIELGILTEEEIDKAISSIPDEMWSMFDNFLPMVIPQIAVEEYLISQNDILIICTDGVSDWIDEDEFVDVLRSSSSIEQSCRKLFSIVNERCSANKLDDKTIIVVQV from the coding sequence ATGGAATACTATGGTTTAACAGAGGTTGGGGCTTCGGGAATAAATGCTGATAGTTATTATATATCACAAGATGAAAAAGTATTTGCCGTAGCAGATGGAGCTTCAGGGGCTTTTGATAAGGTTGAGGCAGGGATTATATGTATGAATGCAATTAAAGAATTGGATTACCATTCTTTAGGATTAAATTCACAGCAATATATTTTTCGCTGTATTAATGCGGCAAATAATAGATTAATAGAAAAATCTCAGCTAGATAGACACCTTTCTTTCGGAACAATGACTATGGCAGTGGTTGATGAAGGGAGATTGAGTATAGGAGCTGTAGGAGATACCCCAGCTTTTTTAATCCAAGGAAATAAGATTAGAAAAATAATAAAGCCAAAGAAAAGATATGCAAAACTAATTGAGTTAGGAATTTTAACAGAAGAAGAAATAGATAAAGCCATTTCCTCTATACCAGATGAAATGTGGTCTATGTTTGATAACTTTCTGCCTATGGTAATACCTCAAATTGCAGTAGAGGAATATTTAATTTCACAGAATGATATTTTGATTATTTGTACTGATGGTGTTTCTGACTGGATAGATGAGGATGAATTTGTAGATGTTTTAAGAAGTTCATCTTCCATTGAACAAAGTTGCAGAAAGCTTTTTTCAATTGTAAATGAAAGATGTTCAGCTAATAAATTAGATGATAAAACCATAATTGTTGTACAGGTTTAA
- a CDS encoding N-formylglutamate amidohydrolase, which yields MHIERPEILSSVIASIPHGSSCITSEMENSMIQNVLLTNNDWFLNDLYDFLYKANITKISFNYSRYVVDVNRNINKKYIEEDYTKSLIYHKTTFGKHIYENSLPNKVVENRIKEFYEPYHTCLLNEINNILKERNKVYLLDLHSFYAQSTADIVLGTCGGSTCSYDFLYIVQKAFVDEGFTVKVDEKGLKGGYIVSHYSSMENVEAIQIEIRYTSYIEDRYFGEEEIYHRDDILFNKTKERLERVFKNIVKMVEN from the coding sequence GTGCATATAGAAAGACCAGAAATATTATCGTCTGTAATTGCTAGTATTCCTCATGGCTCATCTTGTATTACATCTGAAATGGAAAATAGCATGATACAAAATGTATTACTTACAAATAACGATTGGTTTTTAAATGATCTTTATGATTTTCTATATAAGGCAAATATTACAAAAATATCATTTAACTATAGCAGATATGTAGTTGATGTTAATAGAAATATTAATAAAAAATATATAGAAGAAGACTATACAAAATCTTTAATTTATCATAAAACTACATTTGGTAAACATATTTATGAAAACTCTTTACCTAATAAAGTGGTTGAAAATAGGATAAAAGAATTTTATGAACCATATCATACCTGTTTATTAAATGAAATAAACAATATCTTAAAAGAAAGAAACAAAGTTTATCTACTTGATTTACATAGTTTTTATGCACAATCTACAGCTGATATTGTACTAGGAACATGTGGTGGAAGTACATGCTCATATGATTTCTTATATATTGTTCAGAAAGCTTTTGTTGATGAAGGTTTCACTGTGAAGGTTGACGAAAAAGGTCTTAAAGGAGGATATATAGTATCACATTATAGTTCAATGGAAAATGTTGAAGCTATACAAATTGAGATACGGTATACCAGTTACATAGAGGATAGATATTTTGGAGAAGAAGAAATATATCATAGAGATGATATATTATTTAATAAAACTAAAGAGCGTTTAGAGAGAGTTTTTAAAAATATTGTGAAAATGGTTGAAAATTAA
- a CDS encoding dipeptidase encodes MKTIDMHCDTILRMMEDKENIGLYENDFSIDIKKLKKGNSLAQFFAMWVDLEKAVNSLEVCFEMIDKFYIELEKNANNISLATNYEDIIKNHKEGKVSAVLAIEEGGTIKGEIHNLRNFYRIGVRAITLTWNTANEIGYPNIKEDYRDKGLTSFGEEVVHEMNRLGMLIDVSHLSDKGFYDVSRLSSKPFIASHSNSRAMKNHSRNLTDDMIRVLSEKGGTMGICFERDFLGESKNARIEDIIRHIKHIKNIGGIDVIALGSDYDGSHPNCEIDNIGEIEKLGFALKDNKFSEDEIDKIFYKNALRVIKDVL; translated from the coding sequence ATGAAAACAATTGATATGCACTGTGATACAATTTTAAGAATGATGGAAGATAAGGAGAATATAGGGCTATATGAGAATGACTTTAGTATAGATATTAAGAAGTTGAAGAAAGGGAATTCATTAGCTCAATTCTTTGCTATGTGGGTAGATTTAGAAAAAGCTGTGAATTCATTGGAAGTATGCTTTGAGATGATTGATAAGTTTTATATAGAACTTGAAAAAAACGCTAATAATATTTCTCTAGCAACTAATTATGAAGATATAATAAAAAATCATAAGGAAGGTAAGGTTTCTGCTGTACTTGCCATAGAAGAAGGGGGAACTATTAAAGGAGAAATACATAATTTAAGAAATTTCTATAGAATAGGAGTAAGAGCCATAACTCTTACATGGAATACAGCTAATGAAATAGGTTATCCTAATATAAAAGAGGACTATAGAGATAAGGGGCTAACTAGTTTTGGTGAGGAAGTTGTACATGAAATGAATAGATTAGGTATGCTTATAGATGTTTCTCATCTTTCGGATAAAGGATTTTATGATGTATCTAGATTAAGTTCCAAGCCATTTATAGCATCCCACTCAAATTCAAGGGCAATGAAGAACCACTCTAGGAACCTTACAGACGATATGATAAGGGTTTTATCAGAAAAAGGTGGAACTATGGGTATATGTTTTGAAAGAGATTTTCTAGGTGAAAGTAAGAATGCAAGGATAGAGGATATAATAAGGCATATTAAGCATATTAAAAATATAGGCGGGATAGATGTAATAGCATTAGGCTCTGATTATGATGGATCCCATCCAAATTGTGAAATAGACAATATAGGTGAAATAGAAAAGTTAGGATTTGCATTAAAGGACAATAAATTTTCAGAAGATGAAATAGATAAGATATTTTATAAAAATGCTTTGAGAGTAATTAAGGATGTATTATAA
- a CDS encoding sensor histidine kinase, with protein sequence MKDYKKMIFVSLVVAVASQVGVGLISSNFIVSAGIISFMLFLFYYEDLKPIPTGILSGIMVYLLRVLVHYLGKGNIMDAITSYQQEILFYMFYSIIYTLLIRKGNKNNINFLFFTMVISDFGANFIEVYVRTSIDVFSSLKEVGITLLAVSIIRSAILWLVLNALKYYRMFLMKEEHEKRYKRLLWLTSQLKTEMYWIEKNMDHIEKVMSQSYELFEKINLNMDNETWANRALSIAREVHEIKKENGLVIRGMKEITENELNDKGMDLKDIISILSETMKREIRRLDKDINLIFHVEENFYTSKHYYLMSMLRNLIMNSMDAMPDDKKDGKIIVTHELYKDNHNFTITDNGAGIDEEGLNHIFSPGFSTKINYSTGEINRGLGLSIVRYIVEEQLEGNISVSSKVGEGTSFHISIPKESLEEEVE encoded by the coding sequence TTGAAAGATTATAAAAAGATGATTTTTGTTTCTTTAGTAGTTGCAGTAGCATCTCAGGTAGGGGTTGGACTTATTAGTAGTAACTTTATAGTGTCTGCAGGAATAATATCTTTCATGTTATTTCTTTTTTATTATGAAGATTTAAAACCTATTCCCACAGGAATATTATCAGGGATAATGGTCTATCTTCTTAGAGTACTAGTTCATTACTTAGGAAAAGGAAATATTATGGATGCCATAACATCCTATCAACAAGAAATATTATTTTATATGTTTTACTCTATTATATATACTCTATTAATAAGGAAGGGAAATAAAAATAATATAAATTTTTTATTTTTTACTATGGTAATTAGTGATTTTGGTGCTAACTTTATAGAGGTATATGTAAGAACTTCTATAGATGTTTTTTCTTCTCTCAAAGAAGTGGGGATTACCTTACTTGCAGTAAGTATAATTCGTTCTGCTATATTGTGGTTAGTATTAAATGCTTTGAAATATTATAGGATGTTTCTTATGAAGGAAGAACATGAAAAGAGATATAAAAGATTATTGTGGCTTACTTCTCAATTAAAGACTGAAATGTATTGGATTGAAAAGAATATGGATCATATAGAGAAGGTCATGTCACAATCCTATGAATTATTTGAAAAAATAAATCTTAATATGGATAATGAAACTTGGGCAAATAGAGCTTTATCCATTGCTAGAGAAGTCCATGAGATAAAAAAGGAAAATGGATTAGTAATCCGTGGAATGAAAGAGATTACAGAAAATGAACTTAATGATAAGGGTATGGACCTTAAAGACATTATTAGTATACTTTCTGAAACTATGAAAAGAGAAATAAGAAGATTAGATAAGGATATAAATCTAATATTCCATGTAGAAGAAAATTTCTATACATCTAAACACTATTATCTTATGTCCATGCTTCGTAATCTTATAATGAATAGTATGGATGCTATGCCGGATGATAAAAAAGATGGAAAAATTATTGTAACACATGAATTATATAAAGATAATCATAATTTTACAATAACTGATAATGGTGCTGGTATAGATGAAGAAGGATTAAATCACATTTTTTCACCTGGATTTTCAACTAAGATCAATTATAGTACAGGTGAAATAAACAGGGGACTTGGATTAAGTATAGTAAGATATATAGTTGAAGAGCAATTGGAAGGTAATATAAGTGTTAGTTCTAAAGTAGGAGAAGGAACTAGCTTCCATATATCTATTCCAAAAGAATCATT